The Gemmatimonadaceae bacterium genome contains a region encoding:
- a CDS encoding ADOP family duplicated permease, translated as MFGFLRWARERREIREELQFHVDMATAKNVAAGMSADDARRAALVSLGGMDSWQEAGSDEIPGARLEHLWRDLRFGVRSLRTRPLFAASAILTLGFAIAASVTAFAFANALFLRPLHAPSADRLAHIYIDGNNGRHLSVGAASVALLRQHRELFDDVAAEACCWVKFVRERGALQQRYTSYASAELFPMLGLAPHLGRFFAPDETTSPGREPVAVISYALWRSAFGMDPRVIGERIEIAGQPFSIIGVGPEGFDGSGLGYPPTQVWLPTTMMSAIGMGCRTPVPCDDADAFVRLAPGVSVDRVRAAMATLSATLSHLSIGDDSVRHITVARAAGAPVARQRQYAPLARLLGAIAGVLLLIAFANLSGLLLARGVSREREIALRLSLGAGRWRIVRQLLCESALIAVAGGIVGSILSLWTARVLAGVFTTDSEGFENLFPIAFDSRTFAFAVGISALATIAFGLFPALTTARSNAADVLKNSSGGSPRARARYGLIGLQIALTSTLLCGAALLTRSFAHLLHAQEFDSSNVVLVRVRPEAARYEPGRAQRYVRAVSDRLAAVPGVKAVAFARGIGFVWSESPVEAGVGVAAGDTSLHVEAHFTSPAFFATLRIPVLAGREFDNSDVVGAPPVAVVSQSLAQRLWHGHPSLGRTVYARGKPFRVVGVVPDYQVHMGSDATPLMLFFPFWQNALGEERDARFAVRVDARAGDMLSTLRRAAVEVDRGVPVAEVMTMSSQIDASYVEIHLGEKILIAAGVLALLLCAIGLYGTIAFVVARRTREIGIRLALGAGPRRVVFALLDQGARTTAVGVAGGLVGAFATSRFLSSWLVGVPTHDVVAFALAALAVSAVSFIACLVPARRASRIDPARALRVE; from the coding sequence ATGTTCGGGTTTCTGCGCTGGGCGCGCGAGCGACGGGAGATTCGTGAGGAATTGCAATTCCACGTCGACATGGCCACCGCCAAGAACGTTGCCGCGGGCATGTCGGCCGACGATGCTCGCCGCGCCGCGCTCGTCTCGTTAGGCGGCATGGATAGCTGGCAGGAGGCCGGCAGCGACGAGATCCCCGGCGCTCGCCTCGAGCATCTCTGGCGCGACCTGCGCTTCGGCGTGCGTTCACTTCGCACGCGCCCACTCTTCGCGGCGTCCGCCATCCTGACGCTCGGTTTCGCGATTGCCGCGTCGGTCACCGCCTTCGCCTTTGCCAACGCGCTCTTTCTCCGGCCGCTGCACGCGCCGTCGGCCGACCGTCTCGCGCACATCTATATAGACGGCAACAACGGGCGGCACCTCAGCGTCGGCGCAGCAAGTGTCGCACTCCTCCGGCAACATCGCGAGCTGTTCGACGACGTCGCCGCCGAGGCATGTTGCTGGGTGAAGTTCGTCCGCGAGCGTGGCGCCTTGCAGCAGCGCTACACCTCGTACGCATCGGCCGAGCTCTTCCCGATGCTGGGGCTTGCGCCCCACCTCGGCCGTTTCTTCGCTCCCGACGAGACAACGTCGCCCGGGCGCGAACCGGTCGCCGTGATCAGCTACGCCCTGTGGCGCTCCGCGTTCGGCATGGATCCGCGCGTCATCGGCGAACGCATCGAGATCGCGGGCCAACCGTTCAGCATCATCGGTGTCGGGCCTGAGGGCTTCGACGGAAGTGGCCTCGGTTATCCGCCGACTCAAGTGTGGCTGCCGACGACGATGATGAGCGCGATCGGCATGGGTTGCAGAACACCAGTTCCGTGCGACGACGCCGATGCGTTCGTCCGACTGGCACCCGGCGTGAGCGTCGATCGCGTTCGGGCGGCGATGGCCACTCTCAGCGCGACGTTGTCGCATCTTTCGATCGGCGATGACAGCGTTCGCCACATCACCGTCGCTCGTGCAGCGGGCGCGCCCGTCGCTCGTCAGCGACAGTACGCGCCGCTCGCCCGTCTCCTCGGCGCGATCGCCGGCGTTCTTCTCCTGATTGCGTTCGCGAACCTGAGCGGTCTGCTGCTGGCCCGCGGCGTCTCCCGCGAGCGCGAGATCGCGCTCCGGCTTTCGCTCGGCGCCGGCCGCTGGCGGATCGTTAGGCAGCTGCTGTGTGAGAGCGCGTTGATCGCTGTCGCCGGCGGAATCGTGGGGTCGATCCTCTCGCTCTGGACGGCGCGCGTCCTCGCCGGCGTCTTCACGACGGACTCCGAAGGATTCGAGAACCTGTTCCCGATCGCGTTCGACTCACGCACCTTCGCATTCGCCGTCGGAATCTCGGCGTTGGCGACAATCGCGTTCGGGCTGTTCCCCGCCCTGACGACCGCGCGGTCCAATGCAGCCGACGTATTGAAGAACTCGAGCGGCGGATCGCCCCGTGCGCGCGCCCGCTACGGCTTGATCGGCTTACAGATCGCGCTCACGTCGACCTTGTTGTGCGGCGCCGCGCTGCTGACGCGAAGCTTCGCGCATCTCCTGCACGCGCAAGAGTTCGACTCGAGCAACGTTGTCCTGGTTCGCGTTCGGCCCGAAGCCGCGCGCTACGAGCCCGGCCGCGCCCAACGGTACGTTCGCGCCGTGAGCGATCGGCTGGCGGCAGTGCCCGGAGTCAAGGCCGTGGCGTTCGCGCGTGGTATTGGCTTCGTGTGGAGCGAGTCGCCCGTCGAAGCAGGCGTCGGCGTCGCCGCCGGCGACACGTCACTCCACGTCGAAGCGCATTTCACGTCGCCGGCTTTCTTCGCGACGCTGCGCATCCCGGTTCTCGCCGGCCGCGAATTCGACAACTCCGATGTCGTCGGCGCCCCGCCGGTCGCGGTCGTCAGTCAATCGCTCGCGCAGCGTCTCTGGCACGGTCATCCGTCACTGGGACGCACTGTGTACGCGCGGGGCAAGCCGTTCCGTGTGGTCGGCGTCGTCCCCGACTATCAGGTGCACATGGGCAGCGACGCGACACCGCTCATGCTTTTCTTTCCCTTCTGGCAGAATGCACTCGGTGAGGAGCGTGACGCACGCTTCGCGGTCCGCGTCGACGCACGCGCAGGCGACATGCTCTCGACACTCCGCCGCGCCGCCGTCGAAGTCGACCGTGGTGTCCCGGTCGCCGAGGTGATGACGATGTCGTCGCAGATCGACGCGAGCTATGTGGAGATTCACCTCGGTGAGAAGATTCTCATCGCGGCCGGCGTGCTCGCGCTCCTGCTCTGCGCGATCGGGTTGTACGGGACGATCGCGTTCGTAGTCGCACGCCGAACGCGGGAGATCGGGATCCGTCTCGCACTCGGCGCAGGCCCGAGACGGGTCGTGTTCGCGCTGCTCGACCAGGGAGCTCGCACGACGGCCGTCGGCGTCGCCGGCGGTTTGGTCGGAGCGTTTGCGACGAGTCGCTTCCTGAGCAGTTGGCTCGTTGGCGTCCCGACGCACGACGTCGTCGCGTTCGCGCTGGCCGCGCTCGCGGTGTCGGCCGTGTCGTTCATCGCTTGTCTGGTCCCGGCTCGCCGCGCGTCGCGCATCGATCCCGCGCGCGCCCTGCGCGTCGAGTAG
- a CDS encoding PadR family transcriptional regulator: MSSKDARGDMLQGTLDMLILKALQLEPMHGWGMTERIHHWSKDALQVNQGSLYPALYRLKRQGWITSAWQTTENNRRARIYAITAAGRRQLGVEHATWQRLSGAIDLIMNLSQS; encoded by the coding sequence GTGTCATCAAAGGACGCACGCGGCGACATGCTCCAAGGCACCTTGGACATGCTCATCCTGAAAGCACTCCAGCTCGAGCCCATGCACGGGTGGGGCATGACGGAGCGCATTCACCACTGGTCCAAGGATGCGCTCCAGGTGAACCAGGGTTCGCTCTATCCCGCTCTTTATCGGCTCAAGCGGCAAGGTTGGATCACGTCGGCTTGGCAAACGACCGAGAACAATCGTCGGGCCCGCATCTATGCCATCACGGCGGCGGGACGTCGCCAACTCGGCGTGGAGCACGCAACCTGGCAACGACTCTCGGGCGCGATCGATCTCATCATGAATCTCTCGCAGAGCTGA
- a CDS encoding ABC transporter permease, with amino-acid sequence MSMIPGLRRLFRIETNRSRIAAVDDELTFHIESRIEELLRSGVCATRGEAARIAEREFGNVAEARHELAAIDARRERQARRRDWLSQLGGDMRFAARGLLRSPGFAVTAIITIALGIGATTAVFSVVDGVILKALPFTAPDQLIEITSARNGEEDQDAISPLGFIDLQRENRSFVGMAPIQSGRAYRLERADGTAIRLRGARVGSNFFGLLGTVPLRGRFFGAPDTTKDGVRGIVLAERTWVNEFGGDPGIIGRTVTLDDAPARVIGVAPAALEYPNKPSLWVPTVWEPWEIDAGNRGARMLHALARIRNAVSMASAMAELRGLYARSAETYPDADRGYTPRASPLRDNLLGGVTTPLWAILGAVALVLLIACANIANLLLVRIDARASEIAVRSALGADRMRLVRLIMVESLLIAFIGATLGVALADGAVHLFVRFAPAELPRITQVHVDATVLAFTSAVTFLASLLFAATPAIRVARHDAATALRSGVGVRSTTEGDRTRRAIVVAETALALVMVIGAGLLARSFWRLLMVDPGFSAEQVVAFDARLGKKYETDQASRAFAATVLERLNALPGVQSVAVAASRPLDADYDFDLGTTLVVRGRPPVPHDRRPEARLIPVSADYFRTLGIPLRAGRLLLPSEVNPIPRPAIVVDEEFARANFPNENPIGHWVTFGVSHDTSKAPSSELKEEGEIVGVVANATAFSLRERHLPTAYIGYGRMPMATAFLVRTTATPSMTEAAIRRLLHALDPTVAVYSMQTLPQALDRAVAEPRLYAVVLSAFAAIALLLAAIGSYGVTAYAVRLRRRELGIRLALGAAPSRLRREALRRGIAPCAVGVIIGLVAASGVTQVLRALLFGVSPIDWPTFLVAGIVLIGASAVASWLPARRAGSVDPTLSMRGE; translated from the coding sequence ATGTCGATGATTCCAGGTCTGCGCCGGCTCTTCCGCATCGAAACGAATCGGTCTCGGATCGCGGCCGTCGACGACGAGCTCACCTTTCACATCGAGTCGCGCATCGAGGAGCTGCTGCGCTCGGGCGTGTGCGCGACGCGCGGCGAGGCAGCACGTATTGCCGAGCGAGAATTCGGTAATGTCGCCGAGGCGCGCCACGAGCTTGCCGCGATCGACGCGCGACGCGAGCGCCAGGCGCGCCGGCGGGACTGGCTCTCGCAGTTAGGCGGTGACATGCGATTTGCCGCGCGGGGGTTGCTGCGATCGCCTGGCTTTGCGGTGACGGCAATCATCACGATCGCGCTTGGCATTGGCGCCACGACGGCCGTCTTCAGCGTCGTCGATGGAGTGATCCTCAAAGCACTTCCCTTCACCGCGCCGGACCAGCTGATCGAGATCACGAGTGCGCGCAATGGGGAGGAAGACCAGGACGCGATCTCGCCGCTCGGCTTCATCGATCTGCAACGCGAGAATCGCAGCTTTGTCGGTATGGCGCCGATCCAGAGCGGCCGCGCGTATCGGCTCGAGCGCGCCGATGGCACGGCGATCCGCCTGCGCGGTGCGCGCGTCGGAAGCAATTTCTTTGGTCTCCTCGGCACCGTTCCACTGCGCGGGCGCTTCTTTGGCGCACCGGACACCACGAAGGACGGCGTCCGCGGAATCGTCCTCGCCGAGCGCACGTGGGTCAACGAGTTCGGTGGCGATCCAGGCATCATCGGTCGTACGGTCACGCTCGACGATGCACCAGCGCGCGTGATTGGAGTGGCGCCGGCGGCATTAGAGTATCCTAACAAGCCGAGCCTGTGGGTGCCGACGGTCTGGGAGCCGTGGGAGATCGACGCTGGAAATCGCGGCGCGAGGATGCTGCACGCACTGGCGCGAATTCGAAACGCCGTCTCGATGGCCAGCGCCATGGCTGAGCTGCGCGGACTCTACGCACGATCGGCCGAGACATATCCCGATGCGGACCGCGGCTACACGCCGCGCGCGTCGCCGCTGCGTGACAATCTCCTTGGCGGCGTCACGACGCCGTTATGGGCCATCCTTGGCGCGGTCGCCCTCGTTCTGTTGATCGCGTGCGCCAACATTGCGAATCTCCTGCTCGTGCGGATCGATGCACGCGCCTCCGAGATCGCGGTACGCAGCGCGCTCGGCGCGGACCGCATGCGGCTCGTTAGGCTGATCATGGTTGAGAGCCTACTCATTGCCTTCATCGGCGCGACGCTCGGTGTCGCCCTCGCCGACGGCGCCGTGCACCTGTTCGTTCGATTCGCGCCGGCCGAGCTGCCGCGGATCACGCAGGTCCACGTCGATGCCACGGTCCTGGCGTTCACCTCGGCCGTCACGTTCCTCGCCTCGCTCCTCTTTGCCGCGACACCCGCGATTCGCGTCGCTCGGCACGACGCGGCGACCGCGCTGCGCAGTGGCGTCGGCGTGCGGAGCACGACGGAGGGCGATCGCACACGGCGCGCGATTGTCGTGGCCGAGACCGCGTTGGCGCTGGTGATGGTGATCGGGGCGGGCCTGCTCGCGCGCAGCTTCTGGCGGCTACTGATGGTCGATCCCGGCTTCAGCGCGGAGCAGGTGGTGGCCTTCGATGCGCGTCTTGGCAAGAAATACGAGACGGACCAGGCGAGCCGCGCGTTCGCGGCGACGGTGCTGGAGCGGCTCAACGCCTTGCCGGGCGTGCAGTCGGTTGCGGTGGCGGCGTCACGGCCGCTCGATGCGGATTACGACTTCGACCTGGGGACGACGCTGGTCGTGCGTGGTCGACCGCCCGTTCCGCACGATCGACGGCCCGAAGCGCGACTGATTCCCGTGTCCGCGGACTACTTTCGAACGCTGGGGATTCCGCTCCGCGCGGGACGGCTGCTGCTGCCTAGCGAGGTCAATCCGATTCCACGGCCTGCGATCGTCGTCGACGAGGAGTTCGCGCGGGCGAACTTTCCCAACGAGAATCCGATCGGCCACTGGGTCACCTTCGGCGTGAGCCACGACACGAGCAAGGCGCCGAGCAGCGAATTGAAGGAGGAAGGTGAGATCGTCGGCGTCGTCGCCAACGCCACTGCGTTCTCGCTGCGCGAGCGACACCTGCCGACCGCGTACATTGGCTACGGGCGTATGCCAATGGCGACTGCCTTTCTCGTTCGGACGACCGCAACGCCATCGATGACAGAGGCCGCGATTCGCCGTCTCCTCCACGCCCTCGACCCCACGGTGGCGGTTTATAGCATGCAAACACTGCCCCAGGCGCTCGATCGGGCTGTGGCCGAACCGCGGCTGTACGCGGTGGTGTTGTCGGCGTTTGCGGCAATCGCGCTTCTCCTGGCGGCGATCGGGAGTTACGGTGTCACGGCCTACGCGGTGCGCCTGCGGCGGCGCGAGCTGGGGATCCGTCTCGCGTTAGGTGCCGCACCATCGCGCCTTCGTAGGGAGGCGTTGCGGCGTGGTATTGCTCCATGCGCGGTGGGCGTGATCATCGGACTTGTCGCCGCAAGTGGCGTGACGCAGGTGCTCCGCGCGCTGTTGTTCGGCGTGTCGCCAATCGATTGGCCGACTTTCCTTGTGGCGGGGATCGTGCTCATTGGCGCAAGCGCCGTCGCCTCGTGGTTACCTGCGCGACGAGCGGGAAGCGTGGATCCCACGCTGAGCATGCGCGGCGAATAG
- a CDS encoding PadR family transcriptional regulator, producing MVGDLALLQGTLDVLVLKALSWGPRHGYAVASWIKHTSDDALTVEDRALYVSLHRLEQRAWVESEWGLSDNNRKAKYYQLTSAGRRQLRAQTGTWTEYATAVFKVLQASHA from the coding sequence ATGGTCGGTGATCTCGCGCTCCTCCAGGGCACACTCGACGTACTTGTCCTCAAGGCCCTCTCGTGGGGTCCGCGCCACGGTTACGCGGTCGCGAGTTGGATCAAGCACACGAGCGACGATGCGCTCACCGTCGAGGACAGAGCGCTCTATGTCTCCCTCCACCGACTCGAGCAGCGCGCGTGGGTCGAGAGCGAGTGGGGACTCTCCGACAACAATCGCAAGGCCAAGTACTATCAGCTCACGTCGGCCGGACGGCGACAGCTTCGCGCGCAAACCGGCACGTGGACGGAGTACGCGACGGCGGTGTTCAAAGTCCTGCAAGCGTCGCACGCATAA
- a CDS encoding M20/M25/M40 family metallo-hydrolase, which yields MNYSRLMLPLLAATGVASLLHAQSPLTPYQTLGRSLLRELVETNTTYSVGSTTKAAELLAARFRAAGLPASDVQIVGPDTGRDAKDRNLVVRFRGRGARRPVLLIGHLDVVEARRADWVLDPFQLVERDGHFYGRGTLDMKNGDASWVAALLRMKQEGYVPSGDYILALTAGEEGGGGYNGIQWLLAHRRDLLGDPVYVLNADAGGGELRGETPVAMDVQAAEKVFQTYRLTVRNPGGHSSLPEKDNAIYRLAHALDRLGAYDFPPQTDAITRAYFARTAALQTGALSAELRAVSTGAAPDSAAAAHLSGRSPFYNAQLRTTCVATMLEGGHAVNALPQRASATVNCRIFPGVDASNVERTLNTVVADTAVAIARADTAVPSPPSPMPPAVEEVIRSVTASIWGPLPVIPEMETGATDGLFLRNAGFPVFGVSGYFVDPNIPADTRAHGLNERISVKGFYDQLEFTYRLLKAL from the coding sequence ATGAATTATTCCCGATTGATGCTCCCGCTCCTGGCGGCAACCGGCGTCGCGTCTCTCCTCCATGCACAGTCGCCGCTCACGCCATATCAGACGCTCGGCCGAAGCCTGCTCCGCGAGCTCGTCGAGACGAATACGACATATTCCGTCGGGAGCACCACGAAAGCCGCTGAGCTGCTCGCCGCACGCTTTCGCGCGGCCGGGCTTCCAGCGAGCGACGTTCAGATCGTCGGCCCTGACACCGGGCGCGACGCGAAGGATCGCAATCTCGTCGTTCGCTTCCGTGGTCGCGGCGCGCGACGTCCGGTTCTCCTCATCGGCCATCTCGATGTCGTCGAGGCAAGGCGCGCCGATTGGGTGCTCGATCCGTTCCAGCTCGTCGAGCGCGACGGTCACTTCTATGGTCGCGGCACGCTCGACATGAAGAACGGCGACGCGTCATGGGTCGCGGCGTTGTTGCGGATGAAGCAGGAAGGATACGTTCCAAGCGGTGACTACATCCTCGCGCTCACCGCCGGCGAGGAGGGTGGCGGTGGGTACAACGGAATACAGTGGCTCCTCGCCCATCGGCGTGATCTGCTCGGCGATCCTGTCTATGTCCTCAATGCCGACGCTGGTGGCGGAGAGCTCCGAGGCGAGACACCCGTCGCCATGGATGTGCAGGCAGCCGAGAAGGTGTTTCAGACGTACCGCCTAACGGTTCGCAATCCCGGTGGCCATAGTTCGTTGCCGGAGAAAGACAACGCCATCTATCGCCTCGCGCACGCGCTCGATCGACTCGGCGCCTACGACTTTCCACCACAGACCGATGCGATCACGCGTGCCTATTTTGCGCGCACGGCCGCGCTCCAGACTGGCGCGCTCTCAGCCGAGCTCCGCGCCGTGAGCACTGGTGCAGCTCCCGATAGCGCCGCCGCAGCTCACCTCTCCGGCCGTTCGCCATTCTACAATGCGCAGCTTCGCACGACGTGCGTCGCAACGATGCTCGAGGGTGGGCATGCCGTCAACGCGCTTCCCCAGCGCGCAAGCGCAACCGTGAACTGCCGGATCTTCCCGGGAGTGGACGCCTCTAATGTTGAGCGTACACTCAACACCGTCGTCGCCGACACCGCGGTGGCGATTGCGCGCGCGGACACCGCCGTACCGAGTCCTCCATCACCGATGCCGCCGGCGGTGGAAGAGGTGATTCGTTCGGTGACGGCGTCGATCTGGGGGCCGCTCCCGGTCATTCCCGAGATGGAGACTGGTGCGACCGACGGCCTCTTCCTGCGCAATGCGGGCTTTCCAGTGTTCGGCGTGTCAGGATATTTCGTCGATCCGAACATCCCGGCCGACACGCGAGCTCACGGGCTCAATGAACGCATCAGCGTAAAAGGATTCTACGATCAGCTGGAGTTCACCTATCGATTGCTCAAGGCACTCTGA
- a CDS encoding DUF3830 family protein, giving the protein MRADIVISVGDDLQFIACTEDEHCPRTCDMFVNALPFTARLIQARWSGEAAWVPLRGSALDGAVTWFENPTSHPAPGQLLLYPGGLSEPELLVPYGPTTFASKVGQLAGSHFLTIIRGQEQLSALGRRVLWEGAQEIRMSRALDHAR; this is encoded by the coding sequence ATGCGCGCAGACATCGTGATCTCGGTCGGCGACGACCTGCAATTCATCGCCTGCACGGAGGATGAGCATTGTCCGCGCACGTGCGACATGTTCGTGAACGCTCTACCGTTCACCGCGCGGCTCATCCAGGCGCGATGGAGCGGCGAAGCGGCTTGGGTGCCACTGAGAGGAAGTGCGCTCGACGGCGCCGTGACCTGGTTCGAGAATCCGACCAGTCATCCGGCACCCGGTCAGCTCTTATTGTACCCCGGTGGACTGAGTGAGCCAGAGCTGCTCGTCCCGTATGGACCAACGACGTTCGCGAGCAAAGTCGGTCAACTCGCCGGCAGTCACTTTCTCACCATCATTCGCGGTCAGGAGCAGCTGAGCGCGCTCGGTCGCCGAGTGCTCTGGGAAGGAGCGCAGGAGATTCGCATGAGCCGGGCGCTCGATCACGCGCGTTAG
- a CDS encoding creatininase family protein, translating into MRRSSSLSIALLFASTAGAQSPVAPGRPSVHWEELTAADFRDAIGRAQGTCLLPFGILEKHGPHLPLGNDLLNVRYAALNAAQQEYAVVFPEYYFGQIFEAKHEPGTIAYSRGLQLQLLQETTDEMARNGCKKIIIVNGHGGNNSLLPYFAQTQLEAPHDYVVYVQGLARSGPGEPKHRSNPATDMHAGESETSMSMIARPDLVHLDRAAQESGADQGRVRLPDGLYTGIWWYARFPNHYAGEGAAASRELGEFEMKTWINAIVQSIRAVKADQESLRLQNEFFERSKHPLDTRQ; encoded by the coding sequence GTGCGCAGATCGTCATCGCTTTCCATAGCGCTACTCTTCGCGTCGACCGCAGGGGCGCAGTCACCCGTAGCGCCAGGCCGGCCGTCGGTCCACTGGGAGGAGCTGACTGCAGCCGACTTCCGTGATGCCATCGGGCGTGCGCAGGGCACGTGCTTGCTCCCGTTCGGCATCCTGGAGAAGCATGGGCCACACCTCCCGCTCGGGAACGACCTGCTCAACGTGCGTTACGCAGCGCTCAACGCCGCCCAGCAGGAATACGCCGTGGTGTTTCCCGAGTACTACTTCGGCCAGATCTTCGAGGCGAAGCATGAGCCCGGAACCATCGCGTACAGCCGCGGACTGCAGCTGCAGCTGCTCCAGGAGACGACGGACGAGATGGCCCGCAATGGCTGCAAGAAGATCATCATCGTGAATGGCCATGGTGGCAACAACAGCCTGCTGCCTTATTTCGCGCAGACGCAACTCGAGGCGCCGCACGATTACGTCGTGTACGTGCAGGGGCTCGCGCGCAGCGGACCGGGTGAACCGAAGCACCGGTCGAATCCGGCGACGGACATGCACGCCGGTGAGAGCGAGACATCGATGAGCATGATCGCGCGGCCCGATCTCGTGCACCTCGATCGCGCGGCGCAGGAATCGGGTGCCGATCAGGGGCGCGTGAGGCTACCGGACGGCCTGTACACCGGCATCTGGTGGTACGCGCGCTTCCCGAACCACTACGCCGGTGAAGGCGCGGCCGCGTCGCGCGAGCTCGGCGAGTTCGAGATGAAGACGTGGATCAATGCGATTGTGCAGTCGATCCGCGCCGTCAAGGCGGACCAGGAAAGTCTGCGGCTTCAGAACGAGTTCTTCGAGCGCAGCAAGCACCCGCTGGACACCCGGCAATAG
- a CDS encoding carboxypeptidase-like regulatory domain-containing protein, whose protein sequence is MRGSLFVLAMAMSPFVTTVSKAQAPASTSSSSRPMCQWDPGNPSANGEANRTKKCPPPPPPATGKVTITGMVFFDLAPYDGIFDPDNENGIAGWTVVLIGPTGQLTYSTATDPNNPGFFSFAGLPSNATYTLCVQPAPGWTQTAPMGGASCTSSVGSSWGYTFAVPALAGDAVVSDQNFGFYSNPMH, encoded by the coding sequence ATGCGCGGCTCATTATTCGTGCTTGCGATGGCGATGTCGCCGTTCGTTACCACGGTGTCGAAGGCACAAGCCCCGGCGTCGACGAGCAGCAGCTCGAGGCCGATGTGTCAGTGGGATCCCGGCAATCCGTCGGCAAATGGCGAGGCGAACCGCACCAAGAAGTGCCCACCCCCGCCGCCTCCCGCCACGGGCAAGGTGACGATCACCGGTATGGTCTTCTTCGACCTGGCGCCTTATGACGGCATCTTCGATCCAGACAATGAGAACGGGATCGCCGGCTGGACGGTCGTGCTTATCGGTCCGACGGGTCAGTTGACGTACAGTACGGCGACGGACCCGAACAACCCCGGCTTCTTCAGTTTTGCCGGCCTGCCCTCGAATGCCACGTACACGTTGTGCGTGCAGCCCGCGCCGGGTTGGACGCAAACGGCACCGATGGGTGGCGCATCGTGCACGAGCAGCGTCGGAAGCAGCTGGGGCTACACCTTCGCCGTTCCTGCTCTTGCGGGGGACGCAGTGGTTTCTGATCAGAATTTCGGATTCTACAGCAACCCAATGCACTAG